The Shewanella pealeana ATCC 700345 genome contains the following window.
CATTCAAAGATGAGCTATTACCCGAACTTAAGCAGCGCTACCCTGGGATCAGGGTAAGCTACGAGGGCGAAGTGAAAGAAAGCAAGACCACGCAAAACTCCATGGCAAGTGGTTTTATCGTTGGCTTACTCGCAGTTTTTGCCATCTTAAGCCTGCAGTTTAAGAGCTACATCGAGCCATTAGTGGTGATGGCGGTCATTCCACTCGGTTTGATTGGGGTGTTATGGGGCCATCTGTTACTGGGTTACTCCATGAGTATGCCGTCAATATTAGGCTTTGTGGCACTGGCGGGCGTTGTCGTCAACGATTCCATCTTGCTGGTGCAATATATTCGCTACCACGTAGAAGAGGGGCAATCGGTGCATCAAGCGGTAGTAAGTGCTAGCAAAGAGCGTTTTAGAGCGGTGTTTATTACGTCCTTAACCACTGCTGCGGGTATGTTGCCTCTGCTACTTGAGACCAGTATTCAGGCGCAGGTACTGCAGCCATTAGTGGTGTCTATGGTGTTTGGTATCTTCGCTTCAACTGCGCTGGTACTGTTTATGGTGCCAGCTTGTTACGCGATTTTAGAGGACTTTGGTAAGGTTAGCTTTAGTCAGGCCTGCAGGACTAAAAATACTAAGGCATTAGAGGCTTAATCTAGTCTCTGAACAGATAACAAAAAGGCGTTAACCGTTATGGATAGCGCCTTTTTAATTTTCAGCCCTAAACCACCTACTTCAGTAGGTGGTTATCATCAATTAGGCTTTGCCTGAAATATCTTCAATGAATTCGGGGAGTAAGGCTATGTTTAACGACTTATTCGCACGCTGACTTTTGTTGAAAGAAAAAGGGCCCATGGAGGCTCGCTTATCGCATCCCTGCGATACACGGCTTATAAGTTCATTTAAACATAGCTTGTTAGCTCAAGTGATGTATGAGCTTTGCTAATAGTGGGGTGCAAGCTTCTAAATCAGGGAAGATTTAGTAGAGCCTATAGGGATATATTTACGGCGTCTTGCTAACGCACGGTAGGAAAGCTCCCTTTTAGGGAGTCTTATTTGGAACAGATAGCAAAGCCACCTTCTTCAGAAGGTGGATTCTTTGCAAGCGAGTTCAGAATAAGCCTGATATAAATAAACGAACTAGTTGCTTACTGCTTATTACATCTGACTAAGCATATTTAGTGTGATTGCGACCGAGTTATCGGCGGTGACTTGCTTAGCTTCTTCATAGACTAAGTGCGCCGAGCCATCGGCTTTGTCAGAGATAGTGCGAATGACAACTAGCGGAATATCAAACATATCGGTCACCTGAGCCACTGCGGCGCCTTCCATCTCGACGGCGATAGCGCTGAACTCTTTAAGTAACATGCTCACCACGGCTTTATCGGCAATAAACTGATCGCCAGTAGCGATAATGCCTGTGTGTACGCGAGCCTTACCTACCGACTCCACTGCCGCATTAAGGGCTAGTGCTTGTAGTTTTTTATCAGCATAGAAGAGGCGGTCGTCATAACCATCGAGCAGCCCTTTTGGCGCGCCAAAGGCGGTTAAGTCGACGTCGTGCTGCACAAGTGCAGTCGAAATCACCACATCGGCAACATTGAGGTCCGGCCCTGCTGCGCCAGCAATACCGGTGAAAATAATACTGTTTACGTCAAAATGATTAATCAATACATAAGTGGTGATAGCCGCATTAACTTTACCTACGCCTGAGCGAGCAACCACTACAGGTTTACCTTGGATAACACCCGTGTAGTAAGTATTCTTGGCAATGGTGTGGGTTTGACGCTGCTTTATCTCAGGCAGTAGCTTTTCAATTTCTGCATCCATAGCGCCTAAAATAGCGATAGTTTGCGATTTTATTTCGGTTGGGGTTTTTGAAACGGGTTTAACATCAGAATTAGTATTTGCAAATGCATTGATAGAGAACAGTGGGTAGAGTAATGCGAAAATAGCAAGAGTGGTGCGCATCTTAGCGGCATTCCAATAGTCATAGATGCGCGCATCATAATGAGA
Protein-coding sequences here:
- a CDS encoding 5'-methylthioadenosine/adenosylhomocysteine nucleosidase; its protein translation is MRTTLAIFALLYPLFSINAFANTNSDVKPVSKTPTEIKSQTIAILGAMDAEIEKLLPEIKQRQTHTIAKNTYYTGVIQGKPVVVARSGVGKVNAAITTYVLINHFDVNSIIFTGIAGAAGPDLNVADVVISTALVQHDVDLTAFGAPKGLLDGYDDRLFYADKKLQALALNAAVESVGKARVHTGIIATGDQFIADKAVVSMLLKEFSAIAVEMEGAAVAQVTDMFDIPLVVIRTISDKADGSAHLVYEEAKQVTADNSVAITLNMLSQM